CGCGTACGTGGCGATGTTTTCGAAGGCCGTCACCTGGCCCTTTCGAAAGTTCTGTATGGCTGACTCCAGCGTCTCGGACACCTGTTCCCACCCATGCGCAATCGGGATCGAGCCTCTATGCGCTGTCGCCTGCGGCCCCGCAAGGCTGACATCGTCGCGGTGGGAGAACATCTCTTTGGCCGGCCCCACGTTTCCCTTGATGAACTCGCTCAGCCACGTGTGATTTCTCTCGATGGCTTCGTCGAAGTCTGGAGAGTCCATGAGCTTCACCTCCAATCCCAGGCGATGACCGCCATATCGGCCTAGCCTAGATCGACAGCGTAGCCGCGCGCGGACGATGCCGCCCTTCGTCATCTCCACCTCTGGAAGGCGGGCAGCAGCCTTGTATCAGCTGCCCGACGCCCTGGAGCAGCTCCGCTGCCACCTTGACCTGGCCGCCGATGCCGGCGAGCTCCATGCCACGCCGGAACACATCGCCGCTGAGGCCGCGGCGAGCGCTCCGCCGGCGGCGACCTG
This sequence is a window from Chloroflexota bacterium. Protein-coding genes within it:
- a CDS encoding nuclear transport factor 2 family protein, whose product is MDSPDFDEAIERNHTWLSEFIKGNVGPAKEMFSHRDDVSLAGPQATAHRGSIPIAHGWEQVSETLESAIQNFRKGQVTAFENIATYASGDLGFTVEVERFKAQVGGSQELAPVALRVTSIFRREEGDWRVVHRHADPITAVQALESIVQA